One uncultured Gellertiella sp. genomic window carries:
- a CDS encoding ABC transporter ATP-binding protein: MRRIFAENGKDHLAGYIFAIACLVLMAVTTAFVAWIMESVVSTAFVHPDRNSNLVWIICGSIFVAFLMRGLATYGQSVTLSKIGNNIVASYQRRIYAKLMQLSVGFFSEARSSHLAAQINQNVTGIRDVLNMTVTSLARDMLTLVGLLGVMLAKDPLLTLVIFVTAPPIIYAIKYVSTRLRTATRESIELNSHVLGAMQETVQGIAIVKSFTMEQELGNRLGLIIDQAESRANRIARLSERTAPLTEGFAGLVISGVLGYAAYRSIYLGADPGAFFSFVTALLMAYDPARRLARLQSQLERAVVNARMIYELLDMPTQQRDRPDARDLVISRASIEFRHVGFAYGTNEPVLRDVSLTAEGGKTTALVGPSGAGKSTIIALIPRFYDPVEGEVFIDGQDIAHVTKASLRRHLAYVSQQPYLFEGTIRDNIRYGRPEASDAEVEEAARLAYAHDFILAQPQGYDTPVGENGVTLSGGQRQRLSIARALVRNAPILLLDEATSALDTASEAAVQRALEEAMKDRTVVVIAHRLSTVINADKIVVMQEGRVIEEGTHEALSRRSNGVYARLHSLQAPALELTDGDAGDETGSNDRQEQGA; encoded by the coding sequence ATGCGCCGGATCTTTGCCGAAAATGGCAAGGATCATCTGGCGGGCTACATCTTCGCCATTGCCTGCCTTGTGCTGATGGCCGTTACAACGGCTTTCGTCGCCTGGATCATGGAATCGGTGGTCTCCACCGCCTTCGTTCATCCCGACCGCAATTCCAACCTGGTATGGATCATCTGCGGCTCGATCTTTGTCGCCTTCCTGATGCGGGGTCTGGCCACCTATGGCCAGTCGGTAACGCTGTCGAAGATCGGCAACAATATCGTCGCCAGTTACCAGCGGCGGATCTATGCCAAGCTGATGCAGCTGTCCGTCGGCTTCTTTTCCGAAGCACGCTCCTCGCATCTGGCCGCCCAGATCAACCAGAATGTCACCGGCATCCGCGATGTGCTGAACATGACGGTGACGTCCCTTGCCCGCGATATGCTGACGCTGGTCGGGCTGCTCGGGGTGATGCTTGCCAAGGATCCGCTGCTGACGCTGGTGATCTTCGTCACCGCGCCGCCGATCATCTACGCGATCAAATATGTCTCGACCCGGCTGCGCACCGCGACGCGGGAATCCATCGAACTCAACAGCCACGTTCTCGGCGCGATGCAGGAAACCGTGCAGGGCATTGCCATCGTCAAGTCCTTCACCATGGAGCAGGAACTCGGCAACCGTCTGGGCCTGATCATCGACCAGGCCGAAAGCCGGGCCAACCGCATCGCCCGGCTGTCGGAGCGTACGGCGCCGCTGACCGAGGGCTTTGCCGGTCTGGTGATATCGGGCGTGCTTGGCTATGCGGCCTATCGTTCGATCTATCTCGGTGCCGATCCGGGGGCCTTCTTCTCCTTCGTTACCGCGCTGCTGATGGCCTATGACCCCGCCCGGCGGCTGGCACGCCTGCAGTCGCAGCTGGAACGCGCCGTGGTCAATGCGCGGATGATCTATGAATTGCTCGACATGCCGACCCAGCAGCGGGACCGGCCCGATGCGCGGGACCTGGTGATTTCGCGCGCCAGCATCGAATTTCGCCATGTCGGCTTTGCCTATGGCACCAATGAACCGGTGCTGCGGGACGTCAGCCTCACCGCCGAGGGCGGCAAGACCACCGCGCTGGTCGGACCCTCGGGCGCAGGCAAATCGACGATCATCGCCCTCATTCCGCGTTTCTATGATCCGGTCGAAGGCGAGGTCTTCATCGACGGGCAGGATATTGCCCATGTGACCAAGGCGTCGCTGCGCCGCCACCTCGCCTATGTCTCGCAGCAGCCCTACCTGTTTGAAGGCACGATCCGCGACAATATCCGCTACGGCCGCCCGGAGGCATCCGATGCCGAGGTGGAGGAAGCGGCAAGGCTTGCCTATGCCCATGACTTCATTCTGGCGCAGCCGCAGGGCTATGACACGCCGGTCGGCGAAAACGGCGTGACGCTGTCGGGCGGCCAGCGCCAGCGCCTGTCGATTGCCCGGGCTCTCGTGCGCAACGCGCCGATCCTGCTGCTCGACGAGGCAACCTCTGCGCTCGATACCGCGTCTGAAGCCGCCGTGCAGCGGGCGCTCGAAGAGGCGATGAAGGACCGCACCGTCGTCGTCATCGCCCACCGCCTGTCGACCGTCATCAATGCCGACAAGATCGTCGTGATGCAGGAGGGCCGGGTGATCGAGGAGGGCACGCATGAGGCGCTGTCGCGCCGGTCGAACGGCGTCTATGCCCGGCTGCACAGTCTTCAGGCCCCCGCCCTGGAACTGACGGATGGCGACGCAGGGGATGAGACGGGTTCAAACGACAGACAGGAGCAAGGGGCATGA
- the pcaD gene encoding 3-oxoadipate enol-lactonase, translating into MAFATLNGLTVHYELIGNPKSKKMIVFANALGTDFRIWLPVFDEMSDDMSFLLYDMRGHGLTSLPEGAFSIDTLADDLIALTEHLEFKKSIFCGLSVGGLVVQALALKRPDLVRKLILSNTAAKVGDTDTWNARIEAVRKGGLASISGSVMTRWFTEDFRESRAADVDGYRLMLERQSVEGYVRTAEAIRDADYRAGVKDMVLPVLCLAGDRDQSVPAAIVQDTADIIEGSAFEVIEQCGHMPSIEQPEQLAALIEDFIRQN; encoded by the coding sequence ATGGCCTTTGCCACGCTGAACGGGCTCACCGTTCACTATGAACTGATCGGCAATCCGAAGTCGAAGAAGATGATTGTCTTTGCCAATGCGCTCGGCACCGATTTCCGCATCTGGCTGCCTGTCTTCGACGAGATGTCGGATGACATGTCCTTCCTGCTCTATGACATGCGAGGCCACGGTCTGACCTCGCTGCCCGAGGGCGCCTTCAGCATCGACACGCTGGCCGACGACCTGATCGCGCTGACCGAGCATCTCGAATTCAAGAAGTCGATCTTCTGCGGCCTGTCCGTCGGCGGCCTGGTGGTGCAGGCGCTGGCGCTGAAGCGGCCGGATCTGGTGCGCAAGCTGATCCTCTCCAACACGGCGGCCAAGGTCGGGGATACCGACACCTGGAACGCCCGCATCGAGGCGGTGCGCAAGGGCGGCCTTGCCTCGATCAGCGGCAGCGTGATGACCCGCTGGTTCACGGAGGATTTCCGCGAAAGCCGTGCGGCCGATGTCGACGGCTACCGGCTGATGCTGGAGCGCCAGTCGGTGGAAGGCTATGTCAGGACGGCGGAAGCGATCCGCGATGCGGATTACCGTGCGGGGGTCAAGGACATGGTGCTGCCGGTGCTTTGCCTTGCCGGGGACAGGGACCAGTCGGTCCCCGCCGCCATCGTGCAGGATACCGCTGACATCATCGAGGGCTCGGCCTTTGAGGTGATCGAACAGTGCGGCCACATGCCGTCCATCGAACAGCCCGAACAGCTGGCGGCCCTGATCGAGGATTTCATCCGGCAGAACTGA
- the dapB gene encoding 4-hydroxy-tetrahydrodipicolinate reductase — MSEREMKLVVTGAAGRMGQTLIRMIAAMPGVTLHAAIEREGSPFIGKDAGEIAGLGENGVKIGDQPLEAFLHADGVIDFTSPAASVTFAGLAAQARIVHVIGTTGCSAADEEKFAAAGRHGRIIKSGNMSLGVNLVSVLVEQAAAALSARDFDIEVLEMHHRHKVDAPSGTALLLGEAAARGRRIALADHSVRVRDGHTGPREAGSIGFATLRGGSVIGEHSVIFAGEGETVTLSHSAGDRTIFARGAITAALWGQDRKPGFYSMLDVLGLSKS; from the coding sequence ATGAGCGAGCGCGAGATGAAGCTGGTGGTAACCGGTGCCGCAGGACGGATGGGGCAGACGCTGATCCGGATGATCGCCGCGATGCCCGGCGTCACCCTGCATGCGGCCATCGAACGCGAGGGCTCGCCCTTCATCGGCAAGGATGCAGGCGAGATTGCCGGTCTCGGAGAAAATGGGGTGAAGATCGGCGACCAGCCGCTGGAAGCCTTCCTGCATGCCGATGGTGTCATCGATTTCACCTCGCCCGCAGCCAGTGTCACCTTTGCCGGGCTCGCGGCCCAGGCGCGCATCGTGCATGTGATCGGCACCACCGGCTGCAGCGCCGCCGACGAGGAGAAATTTGCCGCAGCCGGGCGTCATGGCCGGATCATCAAGTCGGGCAACATGAGCCTCGGCGTCAATCTCGTCTCGGTTCTGGTCGAGCAGGCGGCGGCGGCGCTTTCCGCCCGGGATTTTGATATCGAGGTGCTGGAAATGCACCACCGCCACAAGGTCGATGCGCCCTCCGGCACCGCATTGCTGCTCGGCGAGGCCGCGGCCCGAGGCCGCAGGATCGCGCTTGCCGACCATTCCGTCCGGGTGCGCGACGGCCATACCGGGCCGCGCGAGGCGGGCAGCATCGGCTTTGCAACCTTGCGCGGCGGCTCGGTGATCGGCGAACATTCGGTAATCTTTGCCGGCGAAGGGGAGACCGTGACGCTTTCCCACAGCGCCGGCGACCGCACGATCTTTGCCCGGGGCGCAATCACCGCCGCCCTCTGGGGCCAGGACCGCAAGCCCGGCTTCTATTCGATGCTCGATGTCCTCGGGCTTTCCAAATCCTGA
- a CDS encoding 2,3-bisphosphoglycerate-dependent phosphoglycerate mutase — MSGTLVLVRHGQSDWNLKNLFTGWRDPDLTPLGVEEANAGGKALADYGIKFDIAFTSNLIRAQRTCHMILDNIGQSGLQTIRDEALNERDYGDLSGLNKDDARAKWGEEQVHVWRRSYDVPPPGGESLKDTGARVWPYYMKEILPRVLRGEKVLVAAHGNSLRSLLMVLDRLDREQILSVNLATGVPIVYRLKADSTVASKDVLGDMSGAH, encoded by the coding sequence ATGAGCGGAACATTGGTGCTCGTTCGCCACGGGCAGAGCGACTGGAACCTGAAGAACCTGTTTACCGGCTGGCGCGATCCTGATCTGACGCCGCTCGGCGTCGAGGAAGCCAATGCGGGCGGCAAGGCGCTGGCCGATTACGGCATCAAGTTCGACATTGCGTTTACCTCCAACCTGATCCGTGCCCAGCGTACCTGCCATATGATCCTCGACAATATCGGCCAGTCCGGCCTTCAGACCATTCGCGACGAGGCACTGAACGAGCGCGATTACGGCGATCTCTCCGGCCTCAACAAGGATGACGCCCGCGCCAAATGGGGCGAGGAGCAGGTGCATGTCTGGCGCCGCTCCTATGACGTGCCGCCGCCGGGTGGCGAGAGCCTCAAGGATACCGGCGCCCGCGTCTGGCCCTATTACATGAAGGAAATCCTGCCCCGGGTGCTTCGCGGCGAAAAAGTGCTGGTTGCCGCCCACGGCAATTCGCTGCGCTCGCTGCTGATGGTCCTCGACCGGCTCGACCGCGAGCAGATCCTCTCGGTCAATCTGGCCACCGGCGTACCGATTGTCTACCGGCTGAAGGCGGATTCGACCGTTGCCAGCAAGGACGTGCTCGGCGACATGTCCGGCGCACATTGA
- a CDS encoding glucokinase, protein MSKNSDLSHPLPFPILIGDIGGTNARFSILIDVYAEPKEFPIIQTADFATIDEAVQVCVLDKTSVQPRAAILAIAGPIRGDEIPLTNCKWVVRPKAMLKGLGLEEILIINDFEAQALAIASLSDEFREPIGTAPENFNASKVVLGPGTGLGVAGLIHAQHTWIPVPGEGGHIDVGPRTDRDRAIFPHLDPIEGRISAEQLLCGRGMVNIYQAICKADGKTQSFASPADISTAGLAGTDAAAEETLSLFSTYLGRVAGDLALVFMARGGVYLAGGISQKILPALRRPEFRAAFEDKAPHSALLKSIPTYVVTHPLAALAGLASYARTPSRFGMGTEGRRWKG, encoded by the coding sequence ATGTCAAAAAATTCCGACCTCAGCCATCCCCTGCCCTTCCCGATCCTGATCGGCGATATCGGCGGCACCAATGCGCGCTTCTCGATACTGATCGATGTCTATGCCGAGCCGAAGGAATTCCCGATCATCCAGACCGCCGATTTCGCCACCATCGACGAGGCGGTGCAGGTCTGCGTGCTCGACAAGACCTCAGTCCAGCCACGGGCAGCGATCCTGGCGATTGCCGGACCGATCCGGGGCGACGAAATTCCGCTCACCAATTGCAAATGGGTGGTCCGTCCGAAGGCGATGCTGAAGGGTCTCGGGCTTGAGGAAATCCTTATCATCAACGATTTCGAGGCGCAGGCGCTGGCCATTGCCTCGCTGTCGGATGAATTCCGCGAGCCGATCGGCACCGCGCCGGAAAATTTCAACGCGTCGAAGGTGGTGCTTGGCCCCGGCACAGGGCTTGGGGTCGCAGGCCTGATCCACGCCCAGCACACCTGGATTCCCGTTCCCGGCGAAGGCGGCCATATCGATGTCGGCCCGCGCACCGACCGGGACCGGGCAATCTTCCCGCATCTCGATCCGATCGAGGGCCGCATCTCCGCCGAACAGCTGCTCTGCGGCCGCGGCATGGTCAACATCTATCAGGCAATCTGCAAGGCTGACGGCAAGACGCAGAGCTTTGCCAGCCCGGCGGATATTTCCACCGCCGGTCTGGCGGGCACGGATGCTGCGGCAGAAGAAACCCTGTCGCTGTTTTCCACCTATCTCGGCCGGGTCGCAGGTGATCTGGCGCTGGTCTTCATGGCGCGTGGCGGGGTCTATCTGGCCGGCGGCATCTCGCAGAAGATCCTGCCGGCACTGCGGCGTCCGGAGTTCCGGGCAGCCTTCGAGGACAAGGCACCCCATTCGGCGCTGCTGAAATCGATCCCGACCTATGTCGTCACCCATCCGCTCGCAGCCCTTGCCGGTCTTGCCTCCTATGCCCGCACACCGAGCCGCTTCGGCATGGGTACCGAAGGCCGCCGCTGGAAGGGCTGA